The Perca fluviatilis chromosome 24, GENO_Pfluv_1.0, whole genome shotgun sequence genome has a window encoding:
- the LOC120553996 gene encoding uncharacterized protein LOC120553996, with amino-acid sequence MADSRLQHITAPSIARQFMERMLRRLQEVLQRQPVDFDYLNFILSHEMELVHSFANVIQLPQDVVRALSDILRILLCQEEQQRPLASSYVEVVGGGRGQPKFVVSKEHLQHLIDMQLSIPCIAKLLGVCKRTVFRRMREEGLSVKGSYSNLTNEELDSLVRSVKLRMPHIGYRMMKGELQAMGHRVRWEQVSASMHRVDSAGIFERFTGLGCVARRIYSVKGPHSLVHVDTNHKLIRYGIVIFAGIDGYSRKIMYLGASNNNKASTALGFFMSSVEKFGFPIKVIGVRGDQGVENVGIAHCMFMFTVRGCGRASYISGKSVHNQRVERLWRDVWMAVTCVYYELLHSLEEDCLLDPSNSLHLFCAHYVFVPRLQRDLETFTEGWDNHAMRTEQNLTPNQLWTIGLLQNPVPAPENLEDIQDLFLDCNHDSMTDESASGIILPPIQCPLESQAMAELRTAINPMVTSQDNGRDLYKAALDYVIIHA; translated from the exons GCTCCTTCCATCGCTAGGCAGTTCATGGAAAGAATGTTAAGAAGGCTTCAGGAAGTTCTCCAACGTCAGCCAGTGGATTttgattatttaaattttattttaagccATGAAATGGAACTTGTGCATTCTTTTGCTAATGTAATACAACTGCCACAAGATGTTGTTCGTGCCTTGTCTGATATTTTAAGAATTCTTCTTTGCCAAGAGGAGCAGCAAAGACCTTTAGCGTCTTCATATGTAGAGGTTGTGGGGGGTGGTAGGGGACAACCAAAATTTGTTGTATCAAAAGAACATCTGCAACACCTCATTGATATGCAGCTGTCCATCCCCTGCATAGCTAAGCTACTGGGTGTCTGCAAAAGGACTGTGTTTCGACGGATGCGAGAGGAGGGACTATCAGTTAAGGGATCATACAGCAACCTGACAAATGAGGAACTGGACAGCCTTGTGCGTTCAGTTAAATTGAGGATGCCACATATTGGCTACAGAATGATGAAGGGCGAACTGCAAGCTATGGGACACCGTGTAAGATGGGAGCAGGTTTCAGCGTCCATGCACAGGGTGGATTCTGCAGGGATCTTTGAGAGATTTACAGGCTTGGGCTGTGTCGCTAGAAGAATATATTCCGTCAAGGGTCCCCACTCACTGGTCCACGTGGACACAAACCACAAACTTATCAG atATGGCATTGTCATCTTTGCCGGGATCGATGGTTATTCACGAAAG ATCATGTACCTGGGTGCTTCTAACAACAACAAGGCATCAACAGCACTTGGCTTCTTCATGAGCTCTGTTGAAAAGTTTGGCTTCCCCATTAAGGTAATAGG AGTTAGAGGAGACCAAGGGGTAGAAAACGTTGGCATTGCGCATTGCATGTTCATGTTCACTGTTCGTGGCTGTGGCAGAGCAAGCTACATATCTGGAAAAAGTGTGCATAATCAAAG GGTGGAGCGCTTGTGGCGTGATGTGTGGATGGCGGTAACCTGTGTATATTACGAACTACTTCACAgtcttgaagaggattgccTGCTAGATCCCTCCAACagtctgcatttattttgtgCACACTATGTATTTGTGCCACGCCTCCAGAGGGACCTTGAGACTTTCACAGAAGGATGGGATAACCATGCCATGCGAACTGAACAAAACCTGACTCCCAATCAACTTTGGACAATAGGACTTCTCCAGAACCCTGTGCCTGCTCCAGAGAACTTAGAG GATATACAAGATCTTTTCTTGGACTGCAACCATGACAGCATGACAGACGAGTCTGCCAGTGGCATAATTCTGCCACCCATCCAGTGCCCTCTGGAGTCTCAGGCTATGGCAGAACTAAGAACCGCCATTAACCCTATGGTTACCTCCCAGGACAATGGCAGAGACCTTTACAAGGCTGCACTTGACTATGTGATTATTCACGCATAA